One genomic region from Diabrotica undecimpunctata isolate CICGRU chromosome 9, icDiaUnde3, whole genome shotgun sequence encodes:
- the LOC140450893 gene encoding uncharacterized protein, which translates to MMVVHKAYRESYRDEAVGYVQVKREGNKCTVKCRISPEHKVKSKPYHCTLVCDESEEKVKSVVCHDCAANQGGCKHTVAFLMWLFKVISEVPATTSVKCYWMKPALYNVGSNVKFIKAKDFNKDCATISEITEDNEFCNTFISECKKRNANNIQILTYFKYVNFEMKASLHYLICKYKSSKVQFSLNDFITFCKQNIIEKQCNLIEKATSNQSDSPLWFELRYGKITASIAHEASKCKTSDEVLVKKKLGTYQFKEPIAMQRGKRLENDVRREVEKIKNIKIKKCGLFLLSEYPLLGVSSDGITEDHIIEIKCPMKNKNLTKYINSNNL; encoded by the exons ATGATGGTCGTCCATAA AGCCTACAGAGAATCCTATCGAGATGAGGCTGTCGGATATGTCCAGGTGAAACGTGAAGGCAATAAATGTACTGTAAAATGCAGAATTTCACCTGAACACAAAGTAAAAAGTAAACCTTATCACTGTACATTGGTTTGTGACGAAAGTGAGGAAAAGGTTAAAAGTGTTGTTTGTCATGACTGTGCTGCTAATCAAGGTGGATGTAAACATACAGTAGCTTTTTTAATGTGGCTTTTTAAAGTAATTAGTGAGGTACCTGCAACTACTTCAGTAAAGTGCTACTGGATGAAACCAGCGCTTTATAATGTTGGAAGTAACGTTAAATTTATTAAAGCCAAAGATTTTAACAAAGACTGCGCAACAATTTCGGAAATAACAGAAGATAATGAATTTTGTAATACTTTTATTAGCGAATGCAAGAAACGAAATGCGAACAACATACAAATATTGACATATTTTAAGTATGTCAACTTTGAGATGAAAGCTTCACTACACTACCTGATTTGTAAATACAAGAGTAGTAAGGTTCAGTttagtttaaatgattttataacATTTTGCAAACAGAATATTATTGAAAAGCAATGTAACTTGATTGAAAAGGCAACAAGCAACCAATCTGACTCTCCACTATGGTTCGAGCTGAGGTACGGCAAAATAACGGCTTCTATTGCTCATGAAGCGTCAAAATGTAAAACTTCGGATGAGGTACtcgtaaaaaaaaaattaggaacATATCAGTTTAAAGAGCCGATAGCAATGCAAAGAG gaAAACGCCTAGAAAACGATGTAAGGAGAGaggtagaaaaaattaaaaatattaagatcAAGAAGTGCGGACTCTTTCTCTTAAGCGAATATCCTTTGTTGGGTGTCTCTTCAGATGGTATTACAGAAGACCATATTATTGAAATTAAATGTCCGATGAAGAACAAAAATTTAACCAAATATATTAATTCAAATAACTTATAA